The Candidatus Binatia bacterium genomic interval CATACAATCGCCACTTTCGAAGAGCAGAGGGGGACGAACGAGAATGGACATAGCTGAAGCGCAGATATTTTTATCGCAGCACCATCGCGGCGTGCTGGTTACGCGCAAGCGGGACGGCGCGCTGCAGATGTCGCCGGTGTCGCCCGCACTCGACAACGAAGGGCGGGTCCTCGTCACCAGCCGCGAGACCGCCTACAAGATAAAAAATCTCCGGCGCGACCCGCGCGCTGCGCTCTGCGTTTTTACCGACGCCTTCCACGGCTCCCAGTGGATTCAGATCAGCGGCAGGGCGGATATCCTTTCGCTGCCGGAAGCGCTGGATCCGCTGATCCATTGGCACAGGCAGGTCAAAGGCGAGCATGCCGATTGGAGCGAATACCGACGGACGATGGAAAAGCAGCGCCGCGTGGCGCTCAGGATCGTCATCGAAAGCGCGGGACCGGACAAAAAAGGATGAAGGATGAGGGCTGAAGGATGAAAGATGAAAAGAAAAAAGCGAAACTCAGAACTCAGAATTCATAATTCAACATTATTTAAGCGCCGCGTCGGCCATCGAGAAATCGAAAATCTTGTCCGCGGCTACAGGTTCCTTGATCTTCAAGGCTTCCCTGCCCGTCTCAAGAATTTCCTTCTCGACGTCCGGTTCCAAACGGCCGGTCAGCGATAGGGTCTCAACGTCCTCCTTGTACATTCTGCGCGCAAGCTCGAGCTCTTTCACGCCAAGCTTTTTCTGGATGTAGGGAATCATGATCTCGGGATTGTCCTGATAAAATTTTACCGCCCGGTTCCAGCTACGCAGAAAGCGGACGATTTTTTCCCGCTTCTGTTTGATGTTTGCGTCCGTCGTGACCACGCCGGTTTGAAGATAGCGCAGGTGGTCTTTGCCGCGGGCCAGGACGCGATAGCCCTGGTCTTGCGCCAAATAAGTCGATGGCGGCGTCATCATCGCGCCGGCGACCTTACCGGTGAGCAATGATTGCAGACGCACCGTCGTGTCCATGCTCAGCAAGGTCACGTCTTTCGCGGGGTCCAGTCCTTTGGCCTGAAGCACGCGCCGCGTGATCACCGCCGCGGTTCCTTCGAGAGAGCCCACCGCGATCGGTTTTCCTTTCAGGTCGGCGCCCGTGGTAATCGACGGCGCGACGATCAGCTCGTGAAGCGGCCGGTCGTGCGAGACCGAAATAACTTTGACCGGCAGGCCGCGGAGCGCGGCGGCAAAACCGCTTCCCGCGTGGCAGGTGACGTCGATCTCGCCCGACATGAGGCTGCTGATGCCGATGATCCCGCGCACCACCAGCACCTGGAGGTCCAAGCCTTCCTGCGCGAAAAAACCTTTTTCCTGGCCGTAGTAGAGATGCGTGTAACTGAGGGTAGGGCCTGGGATGCTGATGTAGAATTTCTCGGCGGCCGTTACGGTTCCGG includes:
- a CDS encoding ABC transporter substrate-binding protein, with the translated sequence MRFLPYGLMAWFFLCAGTVTAAEKFYISIPGPTLSYTHLYYGQEKGFFAQEGLDLQVLVVRGIIGISSLMSGEIDVTCHAGSGFAAALRGLPVKVISVSHDRPLHELIVAPSITTGADLKGKPIAVGSLEGTAAVITRRVLQAKGLDPAKDVTLLSMDTTVRLQSLLTGKVAGAMMTPPSTYLAQDQGYRVLARGKDHLRYLQTGVVTTDANIKQKREKIVRFLRSWNRAVKFYQDNPEIMIPYIQKKLGVKELELARRMYKEDVETLSLTGRLEPDVEKEILETGREALKIKEPVAADKIFDFSMADAALK
- a CDS encoding PPOX class F420-dependent oxidoreductase; its protein translation is MDIAEAQIFLSQHHRGVLVTRKRDGALQMSPVSPALDNEGRVLVTSRETAYKIKNLRRDPRAALCVFTDAFHGSQWIQISGRADILSLPEALDPLIHWHRQVKGEHADWSEYRRTMEKQRRVALRIVIESAGPDKKG